In a genomic window of Oncorhynchus masou masou isolate Uvic2021 chromosome 4, UVic_Omas_1.1, whole genome shotgun sequence:
- the LOC135524463 gene encoding coiled-coil domain-containing protein 85A-like isoform X2, whose amino-acid sequence MEKASQPQLSLSITKSESPAEDISNIQDEDLLKWTKEDLVRRLRRSEADKMSVILDHSNLIREVNRSLQLHLNEIRGLKDINQKLQEDNRELRDLCCFLDDDRQKGKRVSREWQRLGRYSASIMRKEVTLYLQKLKELEVRQDEVVRENLDLKELCLLLDEEKGRGGGGVGVGGGGGGGGGGCVVGVAGGCRNSIDSQSSLLLVPGTGLLMRDVGDGSSTSSAGSADSSDHPHHKQLHLATHAGSLGGSGTGSPEHLQKPRAGSVSGEREIPSSPEPPHPQGRHRSTSLEYPYAMPQLCRPRCGSISVPDHTHSARSMRGLSPEKYGRNVGRRSPESQHPSTKHHHLHSSDLLLSQKQQHLLGSGQGGSAGELYQRHHRGSIGGGSCCGSPEPRQAHLGLGTPEHQHHEKGCVMSAGGSPETHRHQYSGSPDHMKFGSPGREVQKRPATAEELSPHHRSIYNGMNASMPLLDHTAPQLGRLG is encoded by the exons ATGGAAAAAGCTAGTCAGCCACAGCTTTCGCTGTCCATAACAAAGAGTGAAAGTCCAGCGGAGGACATCTCAAATATACAGGACGAGGACCTTCTCAAGTGGACCAAAGAGGATTTGGTGCGGCGGCTCCGGCGGTCTGAAGCCGATAAAATGAGCGTGATACTGGACCACAGCAATCTGATCCGCGAGGTCAATCGCAGCCTCCAGCTGCACTTGAACGAGATAAGAGGGCTGAAG gacatCAACCAGAAACTGCAGGAGGACAACCGGGAGCTGAGGGACCTGTGTTGCTTCCTGGATGACGACCGTCAGAAGGGCAAGCGGGTGTCCAGGGAGTGGCAGCGACTGGGGCGCTACAGCGcctccatcatgaggaaggaGGTGACGTTGTACCTTCAGAAGCTCAAGGAGCTGGAGGTGCGGCAGGACGAGGTGGTCCGGGAGAACCTGGATCTCAAAGAACTCTGTTTGTTGCTCGACGAGGAGAAAGGAagaggtggtggaggggtgggggttggtggaggaggaggaggaggggggggaggttgtgtggtgggggtGGCAGGAGGGTGTAGGAATTCTATCGATAGCCAGAGTAGTTTGTTGCTGGTCCCCGGGACAGGGTTGTTGATGAGGGACGTGGGGGACGGGAGTAGTACGTCTAGCGCGGGGAGCGCCGACAGCTCCGATCACCCCCACCACAAGCAGCTCCACCTGGCTACACACGCCGGTAGCCTCGGGGGCAGTGGAACTGGGAGCCCGGAGCATCTCCAAAAGCCCCGGGCTGGCAGTGTGAGTGGAGAACGTGAGATCCCCTCCAGCCCTGAACCTCCTCACCCCCAGGGCAGGCACCGTAGCACCAGCCTGGAGTATCCCTACGCCATGCCCCAGCTCTGCCGGCCCCGCTGCGGCTCCATCTCGGTGCCCGACCACACCCATAGCGCCCGTTCCATGCGGGGGCTCAGCCCCGAGAAGTACGGCCGCAACGTGGGACGCCGGAGCCCCGAGTCCCAGCACCCATCCACCAAGCACCACCACCTCCACAGCTCCGACCTGCTTCTCTCCCAGAAACAGCAGCACCTCCTGGGGTCGGGTCAGGGCGGCAGCGCTGGGGAGCTCTACCAGAGGCACCACAGGGGGAGCATCGGGGGCGGTAGCTGCTGTGGAAGCCCCGAGCCCAGACAGGCACATCTAGGGTTGGGGACTCCAGAGCACCAGCACCATGAGAAGGGCTGTGTGATGTCAGCCGGGGGCAGTCCAGAGACTCACAGGCACCAGTATAGTGGGAGTCCAGACCACATGAAGTTCGGCAGccctgggagagaggtacagaagaGACCGGCCACCGCTGAAGAGCTGTCACCGCATCACAGGAGCATCTACAACGGCATGAACG CTTCGATGCCTCTTCTTGACCACACTGCACCCCAGCTGGGACGTTTGGGGTGA
- the LOC135524463 gene encoding coiled-coil domain-containing protein 85A-like isoform X1, whose protein sequence is MEKASQPQLSLSITKSESPAEDISNIQDEDLLKWTKEDLVRRLRRSEADKMSVILDHSNLIREVNRSLQLHLNEIRGLKDINQKLQEDNRELRDLCCFLDDDRQKGKRVSREWQRLGRYSASIMRKEVTLYLQKLKELEVRQDEVVRENLDLKELCLLLDEEKGRGGGGVGVGGGGGGGGGGCVVGVAGGCRNSIDSQSSLLLVPGTGLLMRDVGDGSSTSSAGSADSSDHPHHKQLHLATHAGSLGGSGTGSPEHLQKPRAGSVSGEREIPSSPEPPHPQGRHRSTSLEYPYAMPQLCRPRCGSISVPDHTHSARSMRGLSPEKYGRNVGRRSPESQHPSTKHHHLHSSDLLLSQKQQHLLGSGQGGSAGELYQRHHRGSIGGGSCCGSPEPRQAHLGLGTPEHQHHEKGCVMSAGGSPETHRHQYSGSPDHMKFGSPGREVQKRPATAEELSPHHRSIYNGMNALMSAGCCTTNCRNVKIWDSFDASS, encoded by the exons ATGGAAAAAGCTAGTCAGCCACAGCTTTCGCTGTCCATAACAAAGAGTGAAAGTCCAGCGGAGGACATCTCAAATATACAGGACGAGGACCTTCTCAAGTGGACCAAAGAGGATTTGGTGCGGCGGCTCCGGCGGTCTGAAGCCGATAAAATGAGCGTGATACTGGACCACAGCAATCTGATCCGCGAGGTCAATCGCAGCCTCCAGCTGCACTTGAACGAGATAAGAGGGCTGAAG gacatCAACCAGAAACTGCAGGAGGACAACCGGGAGCTGAGGGACCTGTGTTGCTTCCTGGATGACGACCGTCAGAAGGGCAAGCGGGTGTCCAGGGAGTGGCAGCGACTGGGGCGCTACAGCGcctccatcatgaggaaggaGGTGACGTTGTACCTTCAGAAGCTCAAGGAGCTGGAGGTGCGGCAGGACGAGGTGGTCCGGGAGAACCTGGATCTCAAAGAACTCTGTTTGTTGCTCGACGAGGAGAAAGGAagaggtggtggaggggtgggggttggtggaggaggaggaggaggggggggaggttgtgtggtgggggtGGCAGGAGGGTGTAGGAATTCTATCGATAGCCAGAGTAGTTTGTTGCTGGTCCCCGGGACAGGGTTGTTGATGAGGGACGTGGGGGACGGGAGTAGTACGTCTAGCGCGGGGAGCGCCGACAGCTCCGATCACCCCCACCACAAGCAGCTCCACCTGGCTACACACGCCGGTAGCCTCGGGGGCAGTGGAACTGGGAGCCCGGAGCATCTCCAAAAGCCCCGGGCTGGCAGTGTGAGTGGAGAACGTGAGATCCCCTCCAGCCCTGAACCTCCTCACCCCCAGGGCAGGCACCGTAGCACCAGCCTGGAGTATCCCTACGCCATGCCCCAGCTCTGCCGGCCCCGCTGCGGCTCCATCTCGGTGCCCGACCACACCCATAGCGCCCGTTCCATGCGGGGGCTCAGCCCCGAGAAGTACGGCCGCAACGTGGGACGCCGGAGCCCCGAGTCCCAGCACCCATCCACCAAGCACCACCACCTCCACAGCTCCGACCTGCTTCTCTCCCAGAAACAGCAGCACCTCCTGGGGTCGGGTCAGGGCGGCAGCGCTGGGGAGCTCTACCAGAGGCACCACAGGGGGAGCATCGGGGGCGGTAGCTGCTGTGGAAGCCCCGAGCCCAGACAGGCACATCTAGGGTTGGGGACTCCAGAGCACCAGCACCATGAGAAGGGCTGTGTGATGTCAGCCGGGGGCAGTCCAGAGACTCACAGGCACCAGTATAGTGGGAGTCCAGACCACATGAAGTTCGGCAGccctgggagagaggtacagaagaGACCGGCCACCGCTGAAGAGCTGTCACCGCATCACAGGAGCATCTACAACGGCATGAACG ctttgATGTCAGCTGGATGCTGTACCACCAACTGTAGAAATGTGAAAATATGGGACAG CTTCGATGCCTCTTCTTGA